CGGTGCGCGGCATCGATCCGACCACCGGCTTTTATTTCGACGACACCAAGCGCTATGTCGACGCGCTGGAAATCAGCGACGAAGAGCGTCACGCGATCTTCGAGGGCAATGCCCGCCGCGTCTTCCCCCGCCTCGACGCGCTGCTGAAGGCGCGCGGCCTGTGAGCGGTCCGAAGGACATCCACGACTATCTCGCCGCGTTCGAGGACATTCCCGGCACGCGGGTCTTCACCGCTGCGCGCGCGCGGCAGGGCTATCATCTCAACCAGTTCGCGATGAGCCTGATGAAGCCCGAAAACCGCGAGCGCTGGAAGGCCGACGAGGCGGCCTATCTCGACGAATGGCCGCTATCCGATGCGCAAAAGGCCGCGGTGCTCGCTCGCGATTACAACCACATGCTCGATCTGGGCGGCAACATCTATTTCCTGTCGAAGGTCTTCTCGACCGACGGGCTGAGCTTCCTACAGGCGGTCAGTACGATGAGCGGCATGTCGGTCGCCGACTATGAGGCGATGATGAACGCCGGCGGCCGGTCGCCCGAGGGCGTCCGCTCGAAGAAGGAGGCGCGCTGATGGCCCTGATCACCGCCGGGGTCGGCTCCAGCCATGTCCCCCTGCTCGGCGTCGCGCATGATCAGGGCAAGGATCGCGACGATTATTTCGGCCCGATCTTCGCGGGCTATGACTGGACCCGCGCCTGGGAACGGGCCGAGAAGCCCGATGTCGTGATCCTGGTCTATAACGACCATGCCTCGGCCTTCGACATGAAGATCATCCCGACCTTCGCGATCGGCTGCGGCGAGCGTTATGCACCCGCCGACGAGGGTTGGGGGCCACGCAAGGTGCCCGATGTGATCGGCCATCCCGATCTCGGCTGGCACATCGCGCAGAGTCTGATCCTCGACGAATTTGACATGACGATCATCAACGAGATGGACGTCGACCATGGCCTGACCGTGCCGCTGTCGATGATGTTCGGCCATGTCGATAGCTGGCCGTGCAAGGTGGTCCCGCTCGCGGTCAACGTAGTCACCTATCCGCCGCCCTCGGGCAATCGCTGCTGGGCCCTGGGCGAAGCGATCGCCCGCGCAGTGGCGAGCTTCCCGGAGGACATCAACGTCCAGATCTGGGGCACCGGCGGGATGAGCCACCAGCTCCAGGGCGAGCGCGCCGGGCTTATCAATGCCGAGTGGGACAACATGTTCCTCGACGGGCTGATCGGCGAGAGCGAGCATCTGCGCCGCATCCCCCACATCGACTATCTG
The sequence above is drawn from the Rhizorhabdus dicambivorans genome and encodes:
- the ligA gene encoding protocatechuate 4,5-dioxygenase subunit alpha, with the protein product MSGPKDIHDYLAAFEDIPGTRVFTAARARQGYHLNQFAMSLMKPENRERWKADEAAYLDEWPLSDAQKAAVLARDYNHMLDLGGNIYFLSKVFSTDGLSFLQAVSTMSGMSVADYEAMMNAGGRSPEGVRSKKEAR
- a CDS encoding class III extradiol dioxygenase subunit beta; the encoded protein is MALITAGVGSSHVPLLGVAHDQGKDRDDYFGPIFAGYDWTRAWERAEKPDVVILVYNDHASAFDMKIIPTFAIGCGERYAPADEGWGPRKVPDVIGHPDLGWHIAQSLILDEFDMTIINEMDVDHGLTVPLSMMFGHVDSWPCKVVPLAVNVVTYPPPSGNRCWALGEAIARAVASFPEDINVQIWGTGGMSHQLQGERAGLINAEWDNMFLDGLIGESEHLRRIPHIDYLRETGSEGIEMVMWLIMRGALGPATRALHRHYHVPCSNTAIGHIVLEPASPLSSGA